Proteins encoded in a region of the Sparus aurata chromosome 6, fSpaAur1.1, whole genome shotgun sequence genome:
- the fgd5b gene encoding FYVE, RhoGEF and PH domain-containing protein 5b isoform X3 produces the protein MNTDCTKPSVAPKPRFVCHASLKLPSPLMSAARGPKPSIAPKPQVKPELNGNQGGCINGSLVPSDGEVDEEHEAENGLNRVVAVRLPVEKQFNAYILKSRQKNVQNVEDGEEEQEEEEDVIQKMDGDWRSTDSAQTEEVDSQETLWVSDGGLTADSEEVVEMVDTDMTEEMEAEGCDAGEALADTDGLSMGDISVNSIDEDAGCCSAEVEKEQEKLQMKEDETGDDLTESLTDETSLIINDTNTVSQKDGGEKAEESAPDCGITCNILKFRCGHKEKEKEENLQNDFDQKQVYDTSKRHVAKVDGPTHEPYYVSSEDIINREMMPRSPVRAQKLLSVNSSGLSVGNYVETTENGQSSEDYVEVVNNGNSCHTIDENKVRSYQKWTNVKAQAAEAFLNHLDCQPRFRLVSISVPTDADASLTSSFSDSQLLSPNDSDVSRDDLEDLDGHIVPFLDDTTDTEQDISDEHVYEEPGHSSEGENVFPFDKRSAEKRSRSLSQHNNNNVAEMGVQFVQRPYMSGFGQPAMSSSPMLSSMLNKSYAKPHYLSLYPRSLSMEGQDTSVGAYSYREGSPRLGGAICSSGSFSRCSPLSSSGLSTPTSVVDIPPPFDLAYITKRPITKSSPSLFIEGDSSEKNRKKKSSIKRFLMLKFRRKTDSKPVVDVNPSSFKASAEPSHHIPSRLLSPDRHSISSSPRLNSRSVSTPHVSPEPASKFLFSKTKGSSVAFLNRSVVRVESFEDRSRVPFTPLPLTKPRSISFPNTDTSDYENVPAISSDYENVQVPQRRPVRQPPFADFFGRPCRVLSSANETDGYVDMSSLPGFKSQTQSPEEETESAYTEAYNVCSVAVAPQTVSVGDVGGETTGEEDQGRTSEEEEGGIDSNYDRQPDGRSRAFYIAKELVDTERLHVKALKLLQEDFREAVGAAVGDEGEAVLDEERLREILNELPDVYTLHRRILNELENRIRHWEESQRIADIFLSRKAEFLVFTTYIGHYDRSMNLLEDSCRTSPAFAAIVHQFEQQSPAGENVSLKHQLLQVIVRVAQYRMLLTDYLNNLSPDSKEYEDTQAAVVVVSDIADQANDSLKHGENLLRLVNIEYSVRGQRDLLQPGRVFVKEGTLMKVSRKNRQPRHLFLMNDVLLYTYPQQDGKYRLKNTLPLAGLKVSKPIIENVQNALRIEGMDISITLSASSFIEREDWFYTLSRAVTEHTRGSVAFNSSSGEGRDRLRLSLGEKAPTLVPVSQVMMCMNCTSDFSLTLRRHHCHGCGRIVCRSCSRNRYPLKYMKDRMAKVCDHCYNELKKRGGDVSAGKNSPRPNRSSRPLSSVFQNIHPPNIWRHRKGTISFNQATVSEEGSISGSLQRSKKSKRSWKRLWFLLKDKEKVASESLPLLGFTVRLPDKQEGEEEEANIFQLYHKNTLYYTFKAVDNHTAQRWVNAMEEATVL, from the exons gaacaggaagaggaagaagacgtgatTCAGAAGATGGACGGGGACTGGAGGTCGACAGACAGTGCtcagacagaggaggtggactccCAGGAGACACTGTGGGTCAGTGACGGTGGACTCACAGCGGACtcggaggaggtggtggagatgGTGGACACGGACATGACGGAGGAGATGGAGGCTGAAGGTTGTGACGCTGGCGAGGCGCTGGCTGACACGGATGGCCTCTCAATGGGAGACATTTCTGTTAATAGCATTGATGAGGACGCAGGCTGCTGTTCTGCCGAAGTGGAGAAGGAGCAGGAAAAGCTCCAAATGAAGGAGGATGAAACAGGAGATGATTTAACTGAGTCTCTCACAGACGAAACCAGTTTAATCATCAATGACACCAATACAGTTTCTCAAAAAGATGGAGGGGAGAAAGCTGAGGAATCTGCTCCTGATTGTGGCATCACGTGTAACATCCTGAAGTTTAGGTGTGGCcacaaagagaaggaaaaggaagaaaacctACAGAACGACTTTGACCAGAAACAGGTCTATGATACAAGTAAGAGACATGTGGCCAAAGTGGATGGTCCAACTCATGAGCCTTATTACGTCTCTTCGGAGGACATTATTAACAGAGAGATGATGCCAAGAAGTCCAGTCAGAGCACAGAAACTTTTGTCTGTAAACAGCAGTGGACTCTCAGTTGGGAACTATGTGGAAACCACAGAAAATGGACAATCCTCTGAGGATTACGTGGAGGTTGTTAACAATGGGAACAGCTGCCACACTATTGATGAAAACAAGGTAAGATCGTATCAGAAATGGACGAATGTCAAAGCTCAGGCAGCGGAGGCCTTTCTGAATCATCTGGACTGCCAGCCGAGGTTCAGGCTGGTGTCCATCTCAGTGCCAACGGACGCAGACGCATCGCTGACATCTTCTTTCTCAGACAGCCAGCTGCTCTCCCCGAATGACTCCGATGTCTCCAGAGACGACCTGGAAGACCTGGATGGTCACATAGTGCCGTTTCTGGACGACACCACAGACACGGAGCAGGACATCAGTGATGAGCACGTCTATGAGGAGCCAGGCCACAGTTCAGAGGgtgagaatgtttttccttttgacAAGAGGTCAGCAGAGAAGCGGTCACGCTCCCTGTCGCagcacaataataataatgtggcTGAGATGGGAGTGCAGTTCGTTCAGAGGCCTTACATGAGTGGATTCGGACAACCTGCAATGAGCAGCAGCCCCATGTTAAGCTCAATGCTGAACAAGAGCTACGCCAAGCCCCACTATTTGTCCCTGTACCCCCGCTCCCTCTCCATGGAAGGACAGGACACGTCTGTGGGTGCCTACAGCTACCGGGAAGGATCCCCAAGACTGGGAGGTGCCATTTGTTCATCTGGAAGCTTCTCCCGCTGCTCACCTCTGTCATCCAGTGGCCTGTCCACTCCAACATCTGTAGTGGATATCCCTCCTCCGTTTGACCTGGCCTACATCACCAAGAGGCCCATCACAAAGAGTTCCCCCTCGCTTTTCATCGAAGGAGACTCATctgagaaaaacaggaaaaagaaatcCTCCATTAAGCGCTTCCTGATGCTTAAATTTAGACGGAAAACAGACAGCAAGCCTGTGGTGGATGTCAACCCATCCTCCTTTAAGGCCTCAGCAGAGCCCAGCCACCACATACCCAGCAGATTGCTGAGTCCGGACAGACACAGCATAAGTAGCTCTCCACGACTCAATTCACGCTCTGTTAGTACACCTCATGTCTCACCTGAGCCGGCTTCCAAATTCTTGTTCAGCAAAACAAAAGGGAGCTCTGTGGCCTTTCTCAATCGCAGCGTCGTCCGGGTGGAGTCCTTTGAGGATCGCTCTCGTGTGCCTTTCACACCTCTTCCCCTGACCAAGCCTCGCTCAATCTCCTTCCCCAACACGGATACCTCAGACTACGAGAATGTTCCTGCCATCAGCTCGGATTACGAGAATGTTCAGGTCCCACAACGGAGGCCTGTTCGACAGCCGCCGTTCGCAGACTTCTTTGGGCGTCCCTGTCGAGTGCTGTCCTCTGCCAATGAGACTGACGGTTATGTGGACATGAGCAGCCTCCCTGGGTTCAAGAGTCAAACTCAGTCGCCCgaagaggaaacagaaag TGCCTACACAGAAGCCTACAACGTCTGTTCAGTGGCAGTCGCTCCACAGACTGTTTCAGTGGGTGATGTCGGGGGAGAGACGACAGGTGAGGAAGACCAAGGACGTacctcagaggaggaggaaggaggcatAGACAGCAACTATGACAGACAG CCTGACGGACGATCCAGGGCCTTTTACATCGCCAAAGAGCTGGTGGACACAGAGAGATT ACATGTGAAAGCCCTCAAGCTCCTGCAGGAG GACTTTCGGGAAGCAGTGGGAGCAGCAGTTGGGGACGAGGGGGAGGCTGTGTTGGATGAGGAGAGGCTTCGAGAGATTCTCAACGAGCTGCCGGATGTTTACACACTGCATCGCAGAATCCTCAACGAGCTGGAGAATCGAATCCGACACTG GGAGGAAAGCCAGAGGATTGCAGACATCTTCCTATCCAGAAAAGCAGAGTTCTTGGTTTTCACCACCTATATCGGCCACTACGACAGAAGCATGAacctgctggaggacagctgCCGAACTTCTCCTGCCTTTGCAGCCATTGTTCACCAGTTTGAG CAGCAGAGCCCGGCCGGGGAGAACGTGTCCCTGAAACATCAGCTCCTGCAGGTCATTGTTCGTGTGGCTCAGTATCGCATGCTGCTCACCG ATTATCTGAACAACCTCTCCCCTGATTCCAAGGAATATGAAGACACCCAAG CTGCTGTGGTGGTAGTGTCGGACATTGCAGATCAAGCAAACGACAGCTTAAAGCATGGG GAGAACTTGTTGCGTCTGGTCAACATAGAGTACAGCGTTCGTGGCCAGCGGGACCTGCTGCAGCCTGGCAGG GTCTTTGTGAAGGAGGGCACCCTGATGAAGGTCAGCAGGAAGAATCGACAGCCCCGCCATCTGTTTCTG ATGAATGATGTGCTGCTGTACACCTACCCTCAGCAGGACGGGAAATACAGGCTGAAGAATACTCTGCCACTCGCTGGGCTGAAG GTCAGTAAACCCATCatagaaaatgtccaaaatgcACTGAGGATTGAAGGAATGGACATATCCATCACTTTGTCTGCAAG TTCCTTCATTGAAAGAGAGGACTGGTTTTACACTCTGAGCCGCGCTGTGACCGAACACACTCGGGGATCTGTAGCATTCAACAGCTCCTCAGGAGAA GGCAGGGATCGTTTGCGGCTGTCTCTGGGAGAGAAAGCTCCAACACTTGTTCCAGTCTCACAAGTGATGATGTGCATGAACTGCACCTCGGACTTCAGCCTCACTCTTCGGAGACACCACTGCCACGGCTGCGGAAGA ATTGTGTGTCGGAGCTGCTCCAGGAACAGATACCCACTGAAATACATGAAAGACCGCATGGCCAAAGTGTGTGATCATTGTTAcaacgagctgaagaagagaG GTGGAGACGTGTCTGCAGGTAAGAACAGCCCTCGTCCAAACCGCTCCAGTCGTCCTCTCTCTTCCGTGTTCCAAAACATCCATCCTCCCAACATCTGGAGACATCGGAAAGGCACCATCTCCTTCAACCAG GCGACCGTGTCCGAGGAGGGCTCCATTAGTGGAAGTCTGCAGCGCAGCAAGAAGAGCAAGAGGAGCTGGAAGAGACTGTGGTTCCTCCTAAAAGACAAG GAGAAAGTAGCATCGGAGAGTTTACCTCTGCTGGGCTTCACAGTGAGGCTACCGGACaagcaggagggagaggaggaagaggccaATATCTTCCAGCTCTACcacaaaaacactttgtactACACCTTTAAGGCTGTGGACAACCACACAGCCCAGAG GTGGGTTAATGCCATGGAGGAAGCCACAGTTTTATAG
- the fgd5b gene encoding FYVE, RhoGEF and PH domain-containing protein 5b isoform X2, with amino-acid sequence MNTDCTKPSVAPKPRFVCHASLKLPSPLMSAARGPKPSIAPKPQVKPELNGNQGGCINGSLVPSDGEVDEEHEAENGLNRVVAVRLPVEKQFNAYILKSRQKNVQNVEDGEEEQEEEEDVIQKMDGDWRSTDSAQTEEVDSQETLWVSDGGLTADSEEVVEMVDTDMTEEMEAEGCDAGEALADTDGLSMGDISVNSIDEDAGCCSAEVEKEQEKLQMKEDETGDDLTESLTDETSLIINDTNTVSQKDGGEKAEESAPDCGITCNILKFRCGHKEKEKEENLQNDFDQKQVYDTSKRHVAKVDGPTHEPYYVSSEDIINREMMPRSPVRAQKLLSVNSSGLSVGNYVETTENGQSSEDYVEVVNNGNSCHTIDENKVRSYQKWTNVKAQAAEAFLNHLDCQPRFRLVSISVPTDADASLTSSFSDSQLLSPNDSDVSRDDLEDLDGHIVPFLDDTTDTEQDISDEHVYEEPGHSSEGENVFPFDKRSAEKRSRSLSQHNNNNVAEMGVQFVQRPYMSGFGQPAMSSSPMLSSMLNKSYAKPHYLSLYPRSLSMEGQDTSVGAYSYREGSPRLGGAICSSGSFSRCSPLSSSGLSTPTSVVDIPPPFDLAYITKRPITKSSPSLFIEGDSSEKNRKKKSSIKRFLMLKFRRKTDSKPVVDVNPSSFKASAEPSHHIPSRLLSPDRHSISSSPRLNSRSVSTPHVSPEPASKFLFSKTKGSSVAFLNRSVVRVESFEDRSRVPFTPLPLTKPRSISFPNTDTSDYENVPAISSDYENVQVPQRRPVRQPPFADFFGRPCRVLSSANETDGYVDMSSLPGFKSQTQSPEEETESAYTEAYNVCSVAVAPQTVSVGDVGGETTGEEDQGRTSEEEEGGIDSNYDRQPDGRSRAFYIAKELVDTERLHVKALKLLQEDFREAVGAAVGDEGEAVLDEERLREILNELPDVYTLHRRILNELENRIRHWEESQRIADIFLSRKAEFLVFTTYIGHYDRSMNLLEDSCRTSPAFAAIVHQFEQSPAGENVSLKHQLLQVIVRVAQYRMLLTDYLNNLSPDSKEYEDTQAAVVVVSDIADQANDSLKHGENLLRLVNIEYSVRGQRDLLQPGRVFVKEGTLMKVSRKNRQPRHLFLMNDVLLYTYPQQDGKYRLKNTLPLAGLKVSKPIIENVQNALRIEGMDISITLSASSFIEREDWFYTLSRAVTEHTRGSVAFNSSSGEGRDRLRLSLGEKAPTLVPVSQVMMCMNCTSDFSLTLRRHHCHGCGRIVCRSCSRNRYPLKYMKDRMAKVCDHCYNELKKRGGDVSAGKNSPRPNRSSRPLSSVFQNIHPPNIWRHRKGTISFNQATVSEEGSISGSLQRSKKSKRSWKRLWFLLKDKVLYTYRAQEEKVASESLPLLGFTVRLPDKQEGEEEEANIFQLYHKNTLYYTFKAVDNHTAQRWVNAMEEATVL; translated from the exons gaacaggaagaggaagaagacgtgatTCAGAAGATGGACGGGGACTGGAGGTCGACAGACAGTGCtcagacagaggaggtggactccCAGGAGACACTGTGGGTCAGTGACGGTGGACTCACAGCGGACtcggaggaggtggtggagatgGTGGACACGGACATGACGGAGGAGATGGAGGCTGAAGGTTGTGACGCTGGCGAGGCGCTGGCTGACACGGATGGCCTCTCAATGGGAGACATTTCTGTTAATAGCATTGATGAGGACGCAGGCTGCTGTTCTGCCGAAGTGGAGAAGGAGCAGGAAAAGCTCCAAATGAAGGAGGATGAAACAGGAGATGATTTAACTGAGTCTCTCACAGACGAAACCAGTTTAATCATCAATGACACCAATACAGTTTCTCAAAAAGATGGAGGGGAGAAAGCTGAGGAATCTGCTCCTGATTGTGGCATCACGTGTAACATCCTGAAGTTTAGGTGTGGCcacaaagagaaggaaaaggaagaaaacctACAGAACGACTTTGACCAGAAACAGGTCTATGATACAAGTAAGAGACATGTGGCCAAAGTGGATGGTCCAACTCATGAGCCTTATTACGTCTCTTCGGAGGACATTATTAACAGAGAGATGATGCCAAGAAGTCCAGTCAGAGCACAGAAACTTTTGTCTGTAAACAGCAGTGGACTCTCAGTTGGGAACTATGTGGAAACCACAGAAAATGGACAATCCTCTGAGGATTACGTGGAGGTTGTTAACAATGGGAACAGCTGCCACACTATTGATGAAAACAAGGTAAGATCGTATCAGAAATGGACGAATGTCAAAGCTCAGGCAGCGGAGGCCTTTCTGAATCATCTGGACTGCCAGCCGAGGTTCAGGCTGGTGTCCATCTCAGTGCCAACGGACGCAGACGCATCGCTGACATCTTCTTTCTCAGACAGCCAGCTGCTCTCCCCGAATGACTCCGATGTCTCCAGAGACGACCTGGAAGACCTGGATGGTCACATAGTGCCGTTTCTGGACGACACCACAGACACGGAGCAGGACATCAGTGATGAGCACGTCTATGAGGAGCCAGGCCACAGTTCAGAGGgtgagaatgtttttccttttgacAAGAGGTCAGCAGAGAAGCGGTCACGCTCCCTGTCGCagcacaataataataatgtggcTGAGATGGGAGTGCAGTTCGTTCAGAGGCCTTACATGAGTGGATTCGGACAACCTGCAATGAGCAGCAGCCCCATGTTAAGCTCAATGCTGAACAAGAGCTACGCCAAGCCCCACTATTTGTCCCTGTACCCCCGCTCCCTCTCCATGGAAGGACAGGACACGTCTGTGGGTGCCTACAGCTACCGGGAAGGATCCCCAAGACTGGGAGGTGCCATTTGTTCATCTGGAAGCTTCTCCCGCTGCTCACCTCTGTCATCCAGTGGCCTGTCCACTCCAACATCTGTAGTGGATATCCCTCCTCCGTTTGACCTGGCCTACATCACCAAGAGGCCCATCACAAAGAGTTCCCCCTCGCTTTTCATCGAAGGAGACTCATctgagaaaaacaggaaaaagaaatcCTCCATTAAGCGCTTCCTGATGCTTAAATTTAGACGGAAAACAGACAGCAAGCCTGTGGTGGATGTCAACCCATCCTCCTTTAAGGCCTCAGCAGAGCCCAGCCACCACATACCCAGCAGATTGCTGAGTCCGGACAGACACAGCATAAGTAGCTCTCCACGACTCAATTCACGCTCTGTTAGTACACCTCATGTCTCACCTGAGCCGGCTTCCAAATTCTTGTTCAGCAAAACAAAAGGGAGCTCTGTGGCCTTTCTCAATCGCAGCGTCGTCCGGGTGGAGTCCTTTGAGGATCGCTCTCGTGTGCCTTTCACACCTCTTCCCCTGACCAAGCCTCGCTCAATCTCCTTCCCCAACACGGATACCTCAGACTACGAGAATGTTCCTGCCATCAGCTCGGATTACGAGAATGTTCAGGTCCCACAACGGAGGCCTGTTCGACAGCCGCCGTTCGCAGACTTCTTTGGGCGTCCCTGTCGAGTGCTGTCCTCTGCCAATGAGACTGACGGTTATGTGGACATGAGCAGCCTCCCTGGGTTCAAGAGTCAAACTCAGTCGCCCgaagaggaaacagaaag TGCCTACACAGAAGCCTACAACGTCTGTTCAGTGGCAGTCGCTCCACAGACTGTTTCAGTGGGTGATGTCGGGGGAGAGACGACAGGTGAGGAAGACCAAGGACGTacctcagaggaggaggaaggaggcatAGACAGCAACTATGACAGACAG CCTGACGGACGATCCAGGGCCTTTTACATCGCCAAAGAGCTGGTGGACACAGAGAGATT ACATGTGAAAGCCCTCAAGCTCCTGCAGGAG GACTTTCGGGAAGCAGTGGGAGCAGCAGTTGGGGACGAGGGGGAGGCTGTGTTGGATGAGGAGAGGCTTCGAGAGATTCTCAACGAGCTGCCGGATGTTTACACACTGCATCGCAGAATCCTCAACGAGCTGGAGAATCGAATCCGACACTG GGAGGAAAGCCAGAGGATTGCAGACATCTTCCTATCCAGAAAAGCAGAGTTCTTGGTTTTCACCACCTATATCGGCCACTACGACAGAAGCATGAacctgctggaggacagctgCCGAACTTCTCCTGCCTTTGCAGCCATTGTTCACCAGTTTGAG CAGAGCCCGGCCGGGGAGAACGTGTCCCTGAAACATCAGCTCCTGCAGGTCATTGTTCGTGTGGCTCAGTATCGCATGCTGCTCACCG ATTATCTGAACAACCTCTCCCCTGATTCCAAGGAATATGAAGACACCCAAG CTGCTGTGGTGGTAGTGTCGGACATTGCAGATCAAGCAAACGACAGCTTAAAGCATGGG GAGAACTTGTTGCGTCTGGTCAACATAGAGTACAGCGTTCGTGGCCAGCGGGACCTGCTGCAGCCTGGCAGG GTCTTTGTGAAGGAGGGCACCCTGATGAAGGTCAGCAGGAAGAATCGACAGCCCCGCCATCTGTTTCTG ATGAATGATGTGCTGCTGTACACCTACCCTCAGCAGGACGGGAAATACAGGCTGAAGAATACTCTGCCACTCGCTGGGCTGAAG GTCAGTAAACCCATCatagaaaatgtccaaaatgcACTGAGGATTGAAGGAATGGACATATCCATCACTTTGTCTGCAAG TTCCTTCATTGAAAGAGAGGACTGGTTTTACACTCTGAGCCGCGCTGTGACCGAACACACTCGGGGATCTGTAGCATTCAACAGCTCCTCAGGAGAA GGCAGGGATCGTTTGCGGCTGTCTCTGGGAGAGAAAGCTCCAACACTTGTTCCAGTCTCACAAGTGATGATGTGCATGAACTGCACCTCGGACTTCAGCCTCACTCTTCGGAGACACCACTGCCACGGCTGCGGAAGA ATTGTGTGTCGGAGCTGCTCCAGGAACAGATACCCACTGAAATACATGAAAGACCGCATGGCCAAAGTGTGTGATCATTGTTAcaacgagctgaagaagagaG GTGGAGACGTGTCTGCAGGTAAGAACAGCCCTCGTCCAAACCGCTCCAGTCGTCCTCTCTCTTCCGTGTTCCAAAACATCCATCCTCCCAACATCTGGAGACATCGGAAAGGCACCATCTCCTTCAACCAG GCGACCGTGTCCGAGGAGGGCTCCATTAGTGGAAGTCTGCAGCGCAGCAAGAAGAGCAAGAGGAGCTGGAAGAGACTGTGGTTCCTCCTAAAAGACAAGGTGCTTTACACCTACCGAGCTCAAGAG GAGAAAGTAGCATCGGAGAGTTTACCTCTGCTGGGCTTCACAGTGAGGCTACCGGACaagcaggagggagaggaggaagaggccaATATCTTCCAGCTCTACcacaaaaacactttgtactACACCTTTAAGGCTGTGGACAACCACACAGCCCAGAG GTGGGTTAATGCCATGGAGGAAGCCACAGTTTTATAG